The Pirellulales bacterium genome includes a window with the following:
- a CDS encoding DUF1501 domain-containing protein — MSAELAGNHRPRVPLARRELLYRAAAGFGGLALTGLLGCERRESGATSVRPAAAPAAPNPRPIVAGPLGPPVPRAKHVIFLYMDGGPSQMDLFDPKPRLNREHGEPIKMQTPATNFNIGNRVMGCPYKFAKHGACGADVSEIMPHVATCVDDLTIIRSMVSDHGEHAAASYFMHSGSPLQGRPSMGAWINYGFGTESQELPGFVVLECGMSPFGGLNCFSNGFLPPAYQACLLSAQLRGVADLEPLPDDRDIQGEKLAVVQSLNRQRAQRIANAAWLENVIGNYEQAFRMQTAVPRVFDFSSETAATLKAYGIDQPRTQPFGTECLVARRLIEQGVRFIELLPPRVDSRANHWDQHSYLERYHRLNAEAVDQPIAALIKDLKQRGLLEETLLLWGGEFGRTPMSQKQPGVEDGRDHNPFGFTMWLAGGGVKGGLVYGATDEYGYYAVENPVHVHDLHATILYLLGVDHTALTYQYGGRDYRLTDVYGNVVGDIVA; from the coding sequence ATGTCCGCCGAACTTGCTGGAAACCACCGACCGCGGGTGCCGCTGGCCCGGCGCGAGCTGCTGTATCGCGCCGCAGCCGGCTTTGGGGGCCTGGCGCTCACCGGGCTGTTGGGCTGCGAGCGCCGGGAATCGGGCGCGACATCCGTTCGGCCAGCGGCGGCGCCTGCGGCGCCGAACCCGCGCCCCATCGTCGCGGGGCCATTGGGCCCGCCGGTGCCGCGGGCCAAGCACGTCATCTTTCTCTACATGGACGGCGGTCCATCGCAGATGGACCTGTTCGACCCGAAGCCGCGGCTGAACCGCGAGCACGGCGAACCGATCAAGATGCAGACGCCGGCGACAAACTTCAACATCGGCAACCGGGTGATGGGTTGCCCCTACAAGTTCGCCAAGCATGGAGCCTGCGGCGCCGACGTCAGCGAGATCATGCCGCACGTGGCCACGTGCGTCGATGATCTGACTATCATCCGTTCGATGGTCTCGGACCATGGCGAGCATGCCGCGGCCAGTTATTTCATGCATTCCGGTTCTCCGCTGCAGGGCCGCCCCAGCATGGGCGCCTGGATCAACTACGGCTTCGGCACCGAGTCGCAGGAGCTGCCGGGCTTCGTCGTGCTCGAATGCGGCATGAGCCCCTTCGGCGGCTTGAATTGTTTCAGCAACGGTTTTCTGCCGCCCGCATACCAGGCCTGCCTGCTTAGCGCCCAATTGCGCGGCGTGGCCGATCTCGAGCCTCTGCCGGATGACCGCGACATCCAAGGCGAGAAGCTGGCCGTCGTGCAAAGCCTCAACCGCCAGCGGGCCCAGCGCATCGCCAACGCCGCCTGGCTGGAGAACGTGATTGGCAACTACGAACAAGCGTTTCGGATGCAGACGGCCGTGCCGCGCGTGTTCGATTTCTCGAGTGAAACGGCGGCCACGCTCAAGGCCTACGGCATCGATCAGCCGCGCACGCAACCCTTCGGCACCGAATGCCTCGTAGCCCGGCGGCTGATCGAACAGGGCGTGCGGTTCATCGAATTGCTGCCGCCCCGGGTCGACAGCCGCGCCAATCACTGGGACCAACATTCGTATCTCGAACGGTATCATCGCCTCAACGCCGAGGCCGTCGATCAGCCGATCGCCGCGCTGATTAAGGATCTCAAACAGCGCGGGCTGCTCGAGGAGACGTTGTTGCTCTGGGGGGGCGAATTCGGCCGTACGCCCATGTCCCAAAAGCAACCCGGCGTCGAGGACGGACGCGATCACAACCCGTTCGGCTTCACCATGTGGCTGGCCGGCGGCGGCGTCAAAGGGGGCCTCGTCTATGGCGCGACCGACGAGTACGGCTACTATGCCGTCGAGAATCCGGTCCACGTGCACGACCTGCACGCGACGATTCTCTACCTGCTGGGCGTCGACCACACGGCGCTGACCTACCAATACGGTGGCCGCGACTATCGGCTGACCGACGTCTACGGCAACGTGGTTGGCGATATCGTCGCGTAA
- a CDS encoding PSD1 and planctomycete cytochrome C domain-containing protein, which produces MALDTGKPWPSSRATRDRIAALVLATLITGVCHGAIAEEAGHAEFFERRVRPLLVERCGKCHGDVPEPKGNLRLITRESLLQGGERGPAIVPGDPPASLLIQAIQQAPDAELKMPPNGRLSDGQIADLEQWVRDGAVWPAASPPGAGAPANWQFRPVEPPVVPEVQDPNWPANEVDRFVLAKLEAAGLAPAPPADKRTLLRRVYFDLIGLPPSPAEVEAFLADESPEAFARVVDRLLASPRYGERWGRHWLDVVRYAETNGQDIDRNKPNAWRFRDYVIRAFNDDVPFDTFVREQLAGDLLEQPRLSPDGRTRLSPLASAFYWLGEYQNMPVDMAVAEAAELEGQIDAFGKAFLGLTLACARCHDHKFDPLTMADYYGLGGFFVSCTNAIACTDTPETTAQIAATAERLKGNQAEIERLLATARVELVADELARLPDYVLACQELGLGEEEPDAADCQQVAARRGLDVARLQRWREFLMAASADKDPIWYPLAALASTKPDAFKPTALALYWRLVDWQPPDPQATGLEPLHLFEGQDYGDWTVVGQAFGAGPRRDAPIDWSQPGEQGYASSAGVDALTGRLTSPPFRVTKRFLSMYVAGGRFPFQACVNVKFHSPLVQEADDYTATGNGSEQFELRTMDVQPFVGRQAIIELVDQVRTNGGHIAATGFFISDEPPKIEFPPNMLVADLLWPEDVKSYPELLQRLAQLLGDVLGQWKQALAASGDQPPRRLLRPERDALRRWALTRGGLLDSGADPADKLLPEQRSHLEVLRAERQQLETEMPESTLALVAKDHLPRNLHIQRVGNPHHEGPEIPRGFPAVLTGGAAPPAVTGSGRLQLADWVASRDNPLTARVMVNRVWLHHFGRGIVATPNNFGALGEPPTHPELLDYLATRFVAEGWSIKALHRLLLATRTYQQAADASEAARAIDPDNKLYAHARVRRLDAECVRDELLAVAGNLNDQMYGPSVPLHVTKYMRGEDLDLPKFSGPMDGDCRRSIYLEVRRNHLTPLLAAFDFPKPDASIGLRPMSTVPGQALAMLNNEFVHHEARVWAERLLREPEGIAARIDRMFAEALARGPTAEERTALAQFVEQQLAARRDDSQPPGDDGTAEVRAWTAACHAVFNLAEFVFVE; this is translated from the coding sequence ATGGCGCTCGACACCGGCAAGCCGTGGCCATCTTCCCGCGCGACTCGGGACCGCATCGCTGCGCTCGTGCTGGCTACGCTGATTACCGGAGTGTGCCATGGGGCTATTGCTGAGGAGGCCGGGCATGCCGAGTTCTTCGAGCGCCGCGTGCGGCCGCTGCTGGTCGAGCGCTGCGGAAAATGCCACGGCGACGTGCCTGAGCCCAAGGGAAACTTGCGCCTCATCACGCGCGAGTCGCTGTTGCAGGGCGGCGAGCGTGGACCAGCGATCGTCCCGGGCGACCCGCCAGCCAGCCTTCTCATCCAAGCGATCCAACAGGCGCCCGACGCCGAGTTGAAAATGCCGCCGAATGGCCGGCTGAGCGACGGCCAAATCGCCGACTTGGAGCAATGGGTTCGCGATGGTGCCGTGTGGCCCGCCGCCAGCCCGCCCGGCGCAGGAGCACCGGCAAATTGGCAATTCCGCCCGGTCGAGCCGCCCGTCGTGCCCGAGGTGCAGGACCCGAACTGGCCGGCCAACGAGGTCGACCGGTTCGTCTTGGCGAAACTCGAAGCGGCGGGCCTGGCACCCGCGCCGCCCGCCGACAAGCGCACGCTGTTGCGGCGCGTCTATTTCGACTTGATCGGCCTGCCGCCTAGCCCCGCCGAGGTCGAAGCATTTCTCGCCGACGAATCGCCCGAGGCCTTCGCGCGAGTCGTCGATCGGCTGCTCGCGAGTCCGCGCTATGGCGAGCGTTGGGGCCGCCATTGGCTCGACGTCGTCCGCTACGCGGAAACGAACGGCCAGGACATCGATCGCAACAAGCCCAACGCCTGGCGATTCCGCGATTACGTCATTCGTGCCTTCAACGACGACGTGCCGTTCGACACCTTCGTGCGCGAGCAGCTTGCCGGCGATTTGCTTGAGCAGCCTCGACTGTCGCCCGACGGCCGCACCCGGTTGTCGCCGCTGGCCTCGGCCTTCTATTGGTTGGGCGAGTATCAGAATATGCCCGTCGATATGGCCGTCGCCGAGGCCGCAGAGCTCGAGGGTCAAATCGACGCGTTCGGCAAGGCGTTTCTCGGGCTCACCCTGGCGTGCGCGCGCTGCCACGATCACAAGTTCGATCCCTTGACGATGGCCGACTATTACGGCCTGGGTGGGTTCTTCGTCAGTTGCACCAACGCCATTGCGTGCACGGACACGCCCGAGACGACCGCCCAAATCGCAGCCACCGCTGAACGGCTCAAGGGCAATCAGGCCGAGATCGAACGTCTGCTGGCCACGGCGCGCGTCGAGCTGGTTGCCGACGAGCTGGCCCGGCTGCCCGACTATGTCCTGGCGTGCCAGGAGTTGGGCCTGGGCGAGGAAGAGCCCGACGCGGCAGACTGCCAACAAGTGGCAGCCCGGCGCGGACTCGATGTGGCCCGGCTCCAGCGCTGGCGCGAATTCTTGATGGCGGCCAGCGCCGACAAAGACCCCATCTGGTATCCCCTTGCCGCGCTGGCCAGCACCAAGCCGGATGCCTTCAAGCCGACGGCCCTAGCGCTTTACTGGCGGCTGGTCGACTGGCAGCCTCCTGACCCGCAGGCAACCGGTCTCGAACCGCTGCACTTGTTCGAGGGCCAGGACTACGGCGATTGGACTGTCGTCGGGCAGGCCTTTGGCGCGGGTCCGCGACGCGATGCACCGATCGACTGGTCGCAGCCCGGCGAGCAGGGCTACGCGTCGAGCGCGGGCGTCGACGCGCTCACCGGCCGCCTGACGAGCCCGCCGTTCCGTGTCACGAAGCGGTTCCTGTCGATGTACGTGGCCGGTGGCCGATTTCCCTTTCAAGCCTGCGTTAACGTCAAGTTCCACAGCCCGTTGGTGCAAGAGGCCGATGATTACACCGCCACCGGCAACGGCAGCGAGCAGTTCGAACTGCGCACGATGGACGTGCAGCCGTTTGTCGGGCGTCAAGCGATCATCGAACTGGTCGATCAGGTAAGGACCAACGGCGGGCACATCGCCGCGACCGGGTTCTTCATCTCCGACGAGCCGCCAAAGATCGAATTCCCGCCGAATATGCTCGTGGCCGATCTGCTTTGGCCCGAAGACGTCAAGAGCTATCCCGAACTGCTCCAACGCCTGGCCCAGTTGCTCGGCGACGTGCTTGGGCAATGGAAACAGGCCCTGGCCGCGTCGGGCGACCAGCCACCGCGGCGGTTGTTGCGCCCCGAGCGCGACGCGCTGCGGCGCTGGGCCCTGACGCGCGGTGGATTGCTCGATTCGGGAGCTGATCCGGCCGACAAGCTGCTGCCCGAGCAGCGCAGCCACCTCGAAGTCTTGCGTGCCGAGCGGCAGCAGCTCGAGACCGAGATGCCCGAGTCGACCCTGGCCTTGGTCGCCAAGGATCACCTGCCGCGCAATCTGCACATCCAGCGAGTGGGCAATCCGCACCACGAAGGTCCCGAGATTCCGCGCGGCTTTCCCGCCGTGCTGACGGGTGGCGCGGCGCCGCCGGCAGTGACAGGCAGCGGCCGGCTGCAGCTGGCCGATTGGGTAGCCTCGCGCGACAATCCGCTCACGGCGCGGGTCATGGTGAACCGTGTTTGGCTGCATCACTTCGGCCGTGGCATCGTCGCCACGCCGAATAATTTCGGTGCCCTGGGCGAACCGCCCACACATCCGGAATTGCTCGATTATCTCGCGACGCGCTTCGTCGCCGAGGGCTGGTCGATCAAGGCCCTGCACCGACTGCTGCTCGCGACGCGCACCTACCAACAGGCAGCCGACGCCTCGGAGGCCGCCCGCGCAATCGACCCGGACAACAAGCTCTACGCCCACGCCCGCGTAAGACGACTCGACGCCGAGTGCGTGCGCGACGAGCTGTTGGCAGTCGCAGGCAACCTGAACGACCAGATGTATGGGCCCAGCGTCCCGCTCCATGTCACCAAGTACATGCGCGGCGAGGACCTCGACTTGCCGAAATTCTCCGGGCCGATGGACGGCGACTGCCGGCGCAGCATCTACCTCGAAGTGCGCCGCAACCACCTCACACCGCTCTTGGCGGCGTTCGATTTTCCCAAGCCGGACGCGAGCATCGGCCTGCGACCGATGTCGACTGTCCCCGGCCAGGCCCTGGCGATGCTGAACAACGAGTTCGTGCACCACGAGGCGCGCGTCTGGGCCGAGCGATTGTTGCGCGAGCCCGAGGGGATCGCGGCGCGAATCGATCGCATGTTTGCCGAGGCCCTGGCCCGGGGGCCAACTGCTGAGGAGCGCACGGCGTTGGCGCAGTTTGTCGAACAGCAACTCGCCGCGCGCCGGGACGATTCGCAGCCGCCGGGCGACGACGGCACGGCCGAAGTTCGCGCGTGGACCGCGGCTTGCCATGCGGTGTTCAATTTGGCCGAGTTCGTGTTCGTCGAATAG